From Longimicrobiaceae bacterium, the proteins below share one genomic window:
- the ftsA gene encoding cell division protein FtsA — translation MSHIVAGLDLGSTKTAAVIAEITGDSPETLEAKILGVGQARTAGIRREVVTDIEATTESVRKAVKEAELMAGIGVDRLYTGIAGEHIHGRASAGVVAVGGQEISPRDVERVHEVARAIVVPADREVLHAIPQEYLVDGQGGIRDPVGMAGTRLEAEVFILTRSRTAGQNIRKAVDRAGYRVADLVFEPLAGSLAVLSDDEKEIGVALVDLGGGNTDLVVFHERKIRHLATLPWGGGTVTNDIVKGLSLPYAEAARAKERWGAARASMVDPREVFELPASSGTPERQIARELLAHIIEQRLDEIFGLVAQEIERSGFADRLGAGVVLTGGGASLEGIVDLAGASFPGPVRVGAPGEGLKGLADTVRRPKFATAAGLVIYGARRELAEGAGGRAGGAASVNGVIKWMREWLADFF, via the coding sequence ATGAGCCACATCGTAGCCGGGCTGGACCTGGGATCGACAAAGACGGCCGCCGTGATCGCCGAGATCACGGGCGACTCTCCCGAGACCCTTGAGGCCAAGATCCTCGGGGTCGGGCAGGCGCGTACGGCTGGCATCCGGCGCGAAGTGGTGACCGATATCGAAGCCACCACGGAGTCGGTGCGCAAGGCGGTAAAGGAGGCGGAGCTGATGGCCGGCATCGGCGTGGACCGCCTCTACACCGGCATCGCGGGGGAGCACATCCACGGGCGCGCCTCCGCCGGCGTCGTTGCCGTCGGGGGGCAGGAGATCAGTCCGCGTGACGTCGAACGGGTGCACGAAGTCGCCCGTGCAATCGTGGTCCCGGCGGACCGGGAGGTCCTGCACGCGATCCCGCAGGAGTACCTGGTCGACGGCCAGGGCGGCATCCGCGACCCGGTCGGCATGGCGGGGACGCGCCTGGAGGCGGAGGTGTTCATCCTCACCCGATCCCGGACCGCCGGCCAGAACATTCGCAAGGCGGTCGATCGGGCCGGATACCGGGTTGCGGACCTGGTGTTCGAGCCGCTCGCCGGCTCACTGGCGGTGCTCTCCGACGACGAGAAGGAGATCGGTGTCGCCCTTGTCGACCTGGGTGGAGGGAACACGGACCTGGTCGTCTTTCACGAGCGAAAGATTCGCCACCTCGCGACACTCCCCTGGGGCGGCGGCACGGTCACGAACGACATCGTCAAGGGGCTTTCGCTCCCCTATGCCGAGGCGGCGCGCGCCAAGGAGCGTTGGGGTGCTGCGCGGGCATCGATGGTCGATCCTCGCGAGGTGTTCGAGCTACCGGCCTCCAGCGGGACGCCGGAGCGGCAGATCGCCCGCGAGCTGCTCGCACACATCATCGAACAACGTCTGGATGAGATCTTCGGCCTCGTCGCCCAGGAGATCGAGCGCAGCGGTTTTGCCGACCGGCTCGGCGCGGGGGTGGTGTTGACGGGCGGCGGGGCGTCGCTGGAGGGGATCGTGGACCTGGCGGGGGCGAGCTTCCCCGGACCGGTGCGCGTAGGTGCTCCGGGCGAGGGGCTGAAGGGGCTCGCCGACACCGTGCGCAGGCCAAAATTCGCCACAGCGGCGGGACTGGTCATCTACGGCGCCCGGCGGGAGCTCGCAGAAGGAGCGGGTGGACGGGCCGGAGGCGCCGCTTCCGTTAACGGAGTCATAAAGTGGATGCGCGAGTGGCTGGCCGACTTCTTCTGA
- the ftsZ gene encoding cell division protein FtsZ — MMIFEYEEPVTRNARMKVVGVGGGGGNAVNRMIHEDLEGVEFISINTDAQALKQNMSGTKVQIGKKLTRGLGAGARPEIGRAAMEESRDEVAKVLEGADLVFVTAGMGGGTGTGAAPIIGEMAREMGALTIAIVTKPFLFEGKKRMRQAEEGLQALKAAVDTVIVVPNERLLSVVGRGTSFKDALKKADEVLLNATRGISDLIRVTGEVNVDFADVRSIMSNRGTALMGTGFGRGESRAMEAAQEAISSPLLDNISIHGATGVLINITGGEDLALDEVTTISSIIQEAAGDEAEIIFGAVHDTSLDGEVRVTVIATGFDKSSSTMDRRDNIIRPDFGRRQERPAVRTTPLRPGLGASDNDTTRPAHQSGETRLVEPRQSSDLDIPTFIRRQMD, encoded by the coding sequence ATGATGATCTTCGAGTACGAGGAGCCGGTCACCCGGAATGCCCGAATGAAAGTAGTGGGCGTCGGGGGAGGTGGGGGAAACGCGGTTAACCGGATGATCCACGAAGACCTGGAAGGGGTTGAGTTCATCTCGATCAATACCGATGCTCAGGCATTAAAGCAGAACATGTCGGGCACGAAGGTTCAGATCGGGAAGAAGCTCACCCGCGGTCTGGGTGCCGGGGCCCGACCGGAGATCGGTCGCGCCGCCATGGAGGAGAGCCGCGACGAGGTCGCGAAGGTCCTGGAGGGGGCGGACCTGGTCTTCGTGACGGCGGGAATGGGCGGTGGTACCGGCACCGGTGCCGCTCCGATCATTGGTGAGATGGCGCGCGAGATGGGAGCGCTCACCATCGCCATCGTCACCAAGCCCTTCCTCTTCGAGGGCAAGAAGCGGATGCGGCAGGCGGAGGAGGGTTTACAGGCCCTCAAGGCGGCGGTGGATACGGTGATCGTGGTGCCGAATGAGCGCCTCCTTTCGGTGGTGGGCCGGGGGACCTCCTTCAAGGACGCGCTGAAGAAAGCCGACGAGGTGCTGCTGAACGCGACGCGGGGGATCAGCGATCTCATTCGCGTCACCGGCGAAGTCAATGTTGACTTTGCCGACGTTCGCTCCATCATGAGCAACCGCGGCACTGCCCTCATGGGCACCGGCTTCGGGCGCGGCGAGAGCCGCGCGATGGAGGCGGCCCAGGAGGCGATCAGCAGTCCGCTTCTCGACAACATCTCCATCCACGGCGCTACCGGTGTGTTGATCAACATCACCGGCGGGGAGGATCTCGCGTTGGATGAGGTGACGACGATCAGCAGCATCATCCAGGAGGCGGCGGGTGATGAAGCCGAGATCATCTTCGGCGCCGTGCACGACACCTCGCTCGATGGGGAAGTGCGCGTCACGGTGATCGCGACCGGGTTCGACAAGTCTAGCTCGACGATGGATCGACGGGACAACATAATCCGTCCCGATTTCGGCCGTCGTCAGGAGCGACCGGCCGTGCGGACCACCCCTCTGCGGCCCGGCCTGGGCGCTTCGGACAACGACACGACGCGGCCCGCGCATCAGAGTGGGGAAACGAGGTTGGTCGAGCCCAGGCAGTCCAGCGACCTCGACATTCCGACGTTCATCCGCCGCCAGATGGATTGA
- a CDS encoding peptidoglycan DD-metalloendopeptidase family protein, whose translation MNNPQRILALCVFAAFAVALGGVFVAPDRLLSRKPVATALLPAAHANPVDVSVEDTLRSGETLSQLLARVRLAEDEARALLAELQEYQDPRRMRPGSVISYRRSYVDGSVREMEFKLDADRMLSMQRTGDTWTGQIEEVPVYQDTAVLTGTVLTSLYSALLHGEGDIPRSEREQVADLLADRIFAWQVDFSRDLRKGDTFRILYERDVRPDGTARSGRVLAVQFHINGRDYEAYRLPGENGADEYYERDGESLRRAFLKAPLQFRRISSSFSLSRFHPILRRSRPHYGIDYSASAGTPVRAVGDGTVITAGRTGGYGNMVEIRHKNGYTTRYAHLRGFAKGIRKGVRVKQEDVIGYVGMTGLATGPHLHYEFRKNGKPIDPNSIQQLSGDPVPAERRAEFAAVVRSHIMALDRTSSPVLLADARNVIQSRASE comes from the coding sequence ATGAATAATCCCCAGCGAATCCTCGCGCTCTGCGTGTTCGCGGCTTTCGCCGTGGCGCTCGGGGGCGTCTTCGTCGCCCCGGACCGCCTGCTGTCGCGGAAGCCCGTCGCGACGGCGCTCCTCCCGGCCGCGCACGCGAACCCGGTGGATGTGAGCGTCGAAGATACGCTCCGCAGCGGAGAAACGCTGTCGCAGCTGCTGGCGAGGGTGAGGCTGGCGGAAGATGAGGCGCGTGCCCTGCTGGCGGAATTGCAGGAGTACCAGGACCCGCGTCGGATGCGCCCCGGCTCGGTGATCTCCTACCGTCGCTCGTACGTCGACGGGTCGGTCCGCGAGATGGAATTCAAGCTCGACGCCGACCGGATGCTCAGCATGCAGCGGACGGGCGACACCTGGACCGGCCAGATCGAGGAGGTTCCTGTCTACCAGGATACCGCGGTGCTGACGGGAACCGTGCTTACCTCCCTCTATTCCGCCCTTCTCCACGGCGAGGGTGACATTCCGCGCTCAGAGCGCGAGCAGGTCGCCGATCTACTCGCGGACCGGATCTTCGCCTGGCAGGTCGATTTCTCCCGCGACCTGCGCAAGGGAGACACCTTCCGGATCCTGTACGAGCGAGACGTGCGCCCCGACGGCACGGCCCGCTCCGGGCGCGTCCTGGCGGTGCAGTTCCACATCAATGGGCGCGACTACGAGGCCTATCGTCTCCCTGGCGAGAACGGGGCGGACGAATACTACGAGCGCGACGGTGAGTCGCTGCGCCGCGCCTTCCTCAAGGCCCCCCTGCAGTTCCGCCGGATCAGCTCCTCTTTCTCGTTGAGCCGCTTCCACCCGATTCTGCGCCGGAGCCGCCCTCACTACGGCATCGATTACTCCGCCTCCGCGGGTACGCCGGTTCGGGCCGTGGGCGACGGGACCGTCATCACCGCCGGCCGAACGGGCGGGTACGGGAACATGGTCGAGATCCGGCACAAGAACGGCTACACCACCCGCTACGCACACCTCCGCGGCTTCGCGAAGGGGATTCGTAAGGGCGTCCGGGTGAAGCAGGAGGACGTGATCGGCTACGTTGGCATGACGGGTCTCGCCACCGGACCCCACCTCCACTACGAGTTCCGGAAGAACGGAAAACCCATCGATCCCAACAGCATCCAGCAGCTCTCGGGAGACCCGGTTCCGGCGGAGCGGCGGGCGGAGTTCGCCGCTGTGGTCAGATCGCATATCATGGCTCTGGACAGGACCAGCTCGCCGGTCCTGCTCGCGGATGCCCGCAACGTCATCCAGAGCCGCGCCAGTGAATGA
- the hisA gene encoding 1-(5-phosphoribosyl)-5-[(5-phosphoribosylamino)methylideneamino]imidazole-4-carboxamide isomerase: MLLPAIDLRQGRCVRLEKGDAQRETVYDTDPFRVAEQFAEAGAEWLHVVDLDAAFGEGSNRRLIRELAERTPLQVQTGGGLRTEADLEEVLDGPVRRAVIGTAAVEDPSLVERAVQRWGVERTVVGLDARGRRPAVRGWREESGMDLFDLGRLLHARGARIVVYTDIERDGMLAGPNLETSLALAEATGLEVIVSGGVARLEDVEAVGRAARERGGIAGVIVGKAIYEGRVDVADALRRLRS; the protein is encoded by the coding sequence GTGCTCCTTCCAGCGATCGACCTGCGTCAGGGTCGCTGCGTGCGCCTGGAGAAAGGGGACGCGCAGCGGGAGACGGTCTACGATACCGATCCGTTTCGGGTTGCCGAGCAATTCGCCGAGGCCGGCGCTGAATGGCTCCACGTGGTGGACCTCGACGCCGCCTTCGGTGAGGGATCCAACCGACGGCTCATCCGCGAGCTGGCGGAGCGCACGCCACTCCAGGTGCAGACGGGCGGGGGGCTTCGTACGGAGGCGGATCTCGAGGAGGTGCTCGACGGACCGGTTCGTCGAGCGGTGATCGGCACCGCGGCGGTGGAGGACCCATCGCTGGTCGAGCGCGCGGTGCAGCGCTGGGGCGTCGAACGTACCGTGGTCGGCCTCGACGCGCGCGGGCGAAGGCCGGCGGTGCGGGGATGGCGCGAGGAGAGCGGGATGGATCTCTTCGACCTCGGCCGCCTGCTTCACGCGCGCGGGGCGCGCATCGTGGTCTACACCGACATCGAGCGGGATGGCATGCTGGCCGGCCCGAACCTGGAGACCTCGTTGGCGCTGGCCGAGGCGACCGGCCTGGAGGTGATCGTCTCCGGCGGCGTTGCGCGGCTCGAAGACGTGGAGGCCGTGGGACGCGCCGCCCGCGAGCGGGGCGGCATTGCCGGAGTGATCGTCGGCAAGGCGATCTACGAGGGCCGCGTCGACGTGGCCGACGCGCTCCGGCGTTTGCGAAGCTGA
- the ftsY gene encoding signal recognition particle-docking protein FtsY, protein MSRLFKKKEESRKSLWERIRDVALTDVTVLARGGVDEGSLERLEELLIAADFGVAATLRLVGAVETLASRGEARSHQEFLDAVRREIIAILSAGRADTALRFNFDGGPTVILIAGVNGVGKTTTIGKLAYRFKQQGRKPLIAAGDTFRAGAIDQLQRWAERVGCDFVGSEPGRDPAAVAFDAVDTAMANNADIAIIDTAGRLHTQHGLMQELEKIQRVIARKLPGAPHERLLVLDSTVGQNAMAQVRTFGESIDLTGLILTKMDSTAKGGVVVALKEEFDLPVKFIGVGEGIDDLVPFDIEEFAEEVLTA, encoded by the coding sequence ATGTCCCGGCTATTCAAGAAGAAGGAAGAATCCAGGAAGTCGCTCTGGGAGCGGATCCGCGACGTCGCGCTCACCGATGTCACGGTGCTGGCGCGGGGGGGCGTCGACGAGGGGTCGCTGGAGCGCCTCGAGGAGCTACTGATCGCCGCCGACTTCGGGGTGGCGGCCACGCTGCGGCTGGTCGGTGCGGTCGAGACTCTTGCATCCAGGGGAGAAGCCCGGTCGCACCAGGAATTCCTCGACGCCGTGCGGCGCGAGATCATCGCCATTCTTTCGGCGGGTCGCGCCGACACCGCGCTGCGCTTCAACTTCGACGGCGGCCCGACGGTGATCCTCATTGCCGGGGTGAACGGTGTCGGCAAGACCACCACCATCGGCAAGCTGGCGTATCGCTTCAAGCAGCAGGGACGAAAGCCGCTCATCGCCGCGGGCGATACCTTCCGCGCGGGAGCGATCGACCAGCTGCAGCGATGGGCAGAGCGCGTCGGGTGCGACTTCGTCGGCAGCGAGCCGGGCAGGGATCCGGCCGCGGTGGCCTTCGACGCGGTGGACACCGCCATGGCTAACAACGCCGACATCGCCATCATCGACACCGCGGGGCGGCTGCACACCCAGCACGGCCTGATGCAGGAGCTCGAGAAGATCCAGCGCGTCATCGCCCGCAAGCTCCCCGGTGCTCCGCACGAGCGGCTGCTGGTGCTCGACTCGACCGTCGGCCAGAACGCCATGGCCCAGGTGCGGACCTTCGGCGAGTCGATCGACCTCACCGGCCTCATCCTCACCAAGATGGACAGCACTGCCAAGGGCGGCGTGGTCGTCGCCCTCAAAGAGGAGTTCGACCTCCCGGTGAAATTCATCGGCGTCGGCGAGGGCATCGACGATCTGGTGCCGTTCGACATCGAGGAGTTTGCGGAGGAAGTGCTCACGGCTTGA
- the recG gene encoding ATP-dependent DNA helicase RecG — MSLPYRPLDRPVQFLKGVGPRRSALLGKLGLVTARDVLYHVPRRYEDASTIRPIRTLEAGMDATVVGRIVSQGVLPTRKGLRIFQVVLRDRSGLIECAWPGQPFLDRVFRPGDLVLATGTVRFFHGRQLQPREYVILARAGESAGAEVGAVFPVYPATEGLPQWQMRKLIRANLEDLLRDLAEEGDPIPAEVLDRHGLPPIEVALRFLHRPESLVEAEQGRRRLAFDELFYLQLLHARTHHEQSVERRGIAFERRDTLMRPFYRNLPFQLTRAQKRVLREIGEDMASDRRMHRLLQGDVGAGKTVVALMAMLRAVENGYQAALMAPTEILAEQHVRTLRSLLGELPVRVQLLTGRMGAAARRQALRAIASGEAQIVVGTHALIQEGVRFHRLGLAVVDEQHRFGVRQRLTLAEMGGGDGDPEPDVLLMSATPIPRSLALTLYGDLDLSVLDERPPGRRPVRTALRPPSARTAVLEFVREQVRAGRQAYLVFPLVEESEAMQLKAATDEFEHLSREVFPELRLGLLHGQMPGEEKDRVMREFAAGKIDVLVATSVVEVGIDVPNATVMVIEHAERFGLSQLHQLRGRVGRGGEQSYCVLLQAHPGAIERLRLFASTEDGFRIAEEDLRLRGQGDLFGERQSGIPAFRFADLSRDASLLIAARSEARRLVEDDPSLTDHPRLAHELEQRYGEQARLYQTG; from the coding sequence ATGTCGTTGCCCTACCGCCCCCTCGACCGGCCCGTCCAGTTCCTGAAGGGGGTCGGTCCGCGGCGGTCGGCGTTGCTGGGGAAGTTGGGGTTGGTGACGGCGCGGGATGTCCTGTATCACGTGCCGCGTCGCTACGAGGATGCCTCCACGATCCGTCCGATCCGGACACTGGAGGCCGGGATGGACGCGACAGTGGTCGGACGCATCGTTTCCCAGGGGGTGCTCCCCACCCGCAAGGGGCTGCGGATCTTCCAGGTGGTGCTGCGCGATCGCAGCGGGCTGATCGAGTGTGCCTGGCCAGGGCAGCCCTTCCTCGACCGGGTTTTCCGCCCTGGCGACCTCGTGCTTGCCACCGGGACCGTGCGCTTCTTCCATGGGCGTCAGCTGCAGCCGCGCGAGTACGTCATTCTGGCGAGGGCGGGTGAGTCCGCCGGGGCCGAGGTTGGCGCTGTCTTCCCGGTCTACCCCGCCACCGAGGGCCTACCCCAGTGGCAGATGCGCAAGCTGATCCGGGCGAACCTCGAGGATTTGCTGCGCGATCTGGCCGAGGAGGGGGACCCCATCCCGGCCGAGGTGCTGGACAGACACGGGCTGCCGCCGATCGAGGTCGCCCTTCGGTTCCTCCACCGCCCGGAGAGCCTGGTGGAAGCGGAGCAGGGGAGGCGCCGGCTCGCTTTCGACGAGTTGTTCTACCTGCAGCTCCTGCACGCCCGCACGCACCACGAACAGAGCGTCGAGCGAAGGGGGATCGCCTTCGAGCGACGGGACACGTTGATGCGCCCATTCTACCGAAACCTTCCCTTCCAGCTGACGCGGGCGCAGAAGCGTGTTCTCCGCGAGATCGGCGAGGACATGGCGAGCGATCGTCGCATGCACCGTCTGCTGCAGGGGGACGTGGGTGCCGGCAAGACGGTGGTCGCCCTGATGGCCATGCTCCGGGCGGTGGAGAACGGCTATCAGGCCGCGCTCATGGCGCCGACGGAGATCCTCGCGGAGCAGCACGTCCGCACGCTGCGGTCGCTGCTGGGGGAGCTGCCGGTGCGCGTGCAGTTGCTCACCGGTCGCATGGGTGCGGCCGCGCGGCGGCAGGCCTTGAGGGCGATCGCAAGCGGCGAGGCGCAGATCGTCGTAGGCACCCACGCCCTCATCCAGGAGGGGGTGCGGTTCCATCGGCTCGGGTTAGCAGTAGTGGACGAGCAGCACCGGTTCGGCGTCCGTCAGCGTCTCACCCTCGCGGAGATGGGCGGCGGAGACGGGGATCCCGAGCCGGATGTCCTGCTGATGTCCGCCACCCCGATCCCGCGATCGCTGGCGCTTACTCTCTACGGCGACCTCGACCTCTCAGTGCTCGACGAACGGCCTCCCGGGCGGCGTCCGGTCCGAACGGCGCTACGGCCGCCCTCGGCGCGTACGGCGGTGCTCGAGTTCGTTCGTGAGCAGGTGCGGGCCGGACGCCAGGCCTACCTGGTATTCCCGCTGGTGGAGGAGTCCGAGGCCATGCAGCTGAAGGCGGCCACCGACGAGTTCGAGCACCTCAGCCGCGAGGTCTTCCCGGAGCTACGCCTGGGACTGCTGCACGGCCAGATGCCCGGCGAGGAGAAGGACCGGGTGATGCGCGAGTTTGCGGCGGGGAAGATCGACGTCCTGGTAGCGACGAGCGTCGTGGAGGTGGGAATCGATGTTCCGAACGCGACGGTAATGGTGATCGAACACGCCGAGCGCTTCGGGCTGTCGCAGCTCCACCAGCTGCGCGGCCGGGTCGGGCGAGGGGGAGAACAAAGCTACTGCGTGCTGTTGCAGGCCCACCCCGGGGCGATCGAGCGGCTACGGCTGTTCGCGTCCACCGAGGATGGCTTCCGCATCGCGGAAGAGGATCTCCGGCTGCGCGGCCAGGGGGACCTCTTCGGCGAGCGACAGTCCGGAATCCCCGCCTTCCGCTTCGCCGACCTCTCCCGCGATGCTTCGCTGCTGATCGCGGCCCGAAGTGAAGCTCGGCGGTTGGTGGAGGACGATCCGAGCCTTACCGACCATCCTCGCCTCGCGCACGAACTGGAGCAGCGCTACGGCGAGCAGGCGCGCCTCTACCAGACCGGTTGA
- a CDS encoding Nramp family divalent metal transporter, whose product MPHDTTDSQSPSPSPSTAPTLAAGGIESPPRTFGSTLLKLGPGMIIAGSIVGSGELIATTKVGAEAGFTLLWLIILGCVIKVFAQVELGRYAITWGRTPLSALDEVPGPRLRVNWLVWYWAAMTVLIVSQQGGIVGGVGQALAIAWPLTEAGEAYGAVQGEATRARVEAALAQRTGAGDVETLQLAADSLALRAGALPEPNDAYLWAVIVAVITAILLYVGRYRLIQAVSTILVMAFTAMTVISVIALEATVWGASAAEFFSGLAFRLPPEAPGVRPVATALAAFGIIGLGSAELIMYPYWCLEKGYAVWTGPRATTESWAERARGWIRVLQTDAWVSMVVYTFATVAFYMLGAGVLWRVGLNPEGGTMVRTLAEMYAPIFGSWSQPLFLVGSFAVLYSTFFVAAAGNARMVADGLGLFGAHDGREETRARWTRIISVLWPLVAVGILIFVRAPVAMVLASGVAQAVMLPMLGVAVLYFRYRRLDERLAPGLAWDIFLWLSCAGFLLVGGWAIASVLGA is encoded by the coding sequence GTGCCACACGACACCACCGACTCCCAGTCGCCATCTCCGTCCCCATCGACCGCGCCGACGCTCGCTGCCGGCGGGATCGAATCGCCGCCCAGAACGTTCGGCTCCACCCTGCTCAAGCTCGGCCCGGGGATGATCATCGCGGGCTCCATCGTGGGCTCGGGTGAGCTGATTGCGACCACCAAGGTAGGCGCAGAGGCCGGATTCACCCTGCTCTGGCTCATCATCCTCGGGTGTGTGATCAAGGTCTTCGCCCAGGTCGAGCTGGGGCGGTACGCGATCACCTGGGGGCGCACACCGCTGAGCGCCCTGGACGAGGTGCCCGGGCCCAGGCTGCGGGTGAACTGGCTCGTCTGGTACTGGGCGGCGATGACGGTGCTCATCGTCTCCCAGCAGGGCGGGATCGTCGGTGGCGTGGGGCAGGCGCTGGCGATCGCCTGGCCGCTGACCGAGGCGGGGGAAGCCTACGGGGCGGTTCAGGGCGAGGCGACGCGAGCGAGAGTGGAGGCGGCGCTGGCGCAGCGCACCGGAGCCGGCGACGTGGAGACGTTGCAGCTGGCAGCCGATTCGCTGGCCCTGCGTGCCGGCGCCCTACCCGAGCCGAATGACGCTTACCTCTGGGCGGTGATCGTGGCCGTGATCACCGCGATCCTCCTGTACGTCGGGCGCTATCGGCTCATCCAGGCGGTTTCCACCATCCTGGTGATGGCGTTCACCGCGATGACGGTAATCTCCGTGATCGCGCTGGAGGCGACCGTCTGGGGAGCAAGTGCCGCGGAGTTCTTCTCCGGCCTGGCTTTCCGGCTTCCGCCGGAGGCGCCGGGGGTCAGACCGGTGGCGACCGCTCTTGCCGCCTTCGGGATCATCGGCCTGGGCTCGGCCGAGCTGATCATGTACCCGTACTGGTGTCTCGAGAAGGGGTACGCCGTGTGGACCGGGCCGCGCGCCACGACGGAGAGCTGGGCCGAGCGCGCCCGCGGGTGGATCCGCGTGCTGCAGACCGACGCCTGGGTCTCGATGGTCGTGTATACCTTCGCAACCGTCGCCTTTTACATGCTCGGGGCGGGCGTGCTCTGGAGGGTAGGGTTGAATCCCGAAGGCGGAACGATGGTCCGGACGCTGGCCGAGATGTACGCACCTATCTTCGGCTCGTGGTCCCAGCCCCTCTTCCTGGTGGGGTCGTTCGCGGTTCTCTATTCGACCTTCTTCGTCGCCGCAGCCGGGAACGCTCGGATGGTCGCCGACGGCCTCGGTCTATTCGGTGCGCACGACGGACGGGAGGAGACCCGCGCCCGCTGGACGCGCATCATCAGTGTCCTCTGGCCACTGGTGGCTGTTGGAATCCTGATCTTCGTGCGCGCCCCCGTGGCCATGGTGCTCGCCAGCGGCGTTGCCCAGGCGGTCATGCTTCCCATGCTCGGCGTAGCCGTCCTGTACTTCCGCTATCGCCGCCTGGACGAGCGCCTCGCCCCCGGCCTCGCCTGGGACATCTTCCTCTGGCTCTCCTGCGCCGGCTTCCTGCTGGTGGGAGGATGGGCAATAGCAAGCGTGCTCGGCGCGTAG